The proteins below come from a single Streptococcus porcinus genomic window:
- the citE gene encoding citrate (pro-3S)-lyase subunit beta produces MERLRRTMMFVPGANAAMLRDAPLYGADSIMFDLEDSVSLREKDTSRALVHFALKTFDYSSVETVVRVNGLDTVGALDIEAVVIAGVDVVRLPKTETAQDIIDVEAVIERVERENGIEIGRTKMMAAIESAEGVLNAREIAKASNRLIGIALGAEDYVTNMKTRRHPDGQELFFARSMILHAARAAGIAAIDTVYSDVNNTEGFQNEVRMIKQLGFDGKSVINPRQIPLVNELYAPTEKEIQDAKEVIWAIREAESKGSGVISLKGKMVDKPIVERAERVIMLAKAAQLLTEEDI; encoded by the coding sequence ATGGAACGTTTAAGAAGAACTATGATGTTTGTTCCGGGTGCAAACGCAGCTATGCTTAGAGATGCTCCGCTTTATGGAGCAGATTCAATTATGTTTGATTTGGAAGACTCGGTTTCATTAAGAGAAAAAGACACATCTAGAGCTTTGGTTCATTTTGCTTTAAAAACATTTGATTACAGTTCTGTGGAAACTGTTGTTCGTGTTAATGGTCTGGATACAGTTGGAGCTTTGGATATTGAAGCTGTTGTTATAGCAGGTGTTGATGTGGTTCGCTTGCCTAAAACTGAAACTGCCCAAGATATCATCGATGTAGAAGCTGTTATTGAACGTGTTGAACGTGAAAATGGTATTGAAATTGGACGTACAAAAATGATGGCAGCTATTGAATCGGCAGAAGGAGTTCTTAATGCACGGGAGATCGCAAAAGCATCAAATCGTTTGATTGGGATTGCCTTGGGAGCAGAAGATTATGTAACTAATATGAAAACGCGACGTCACCCTGATGGTCAAGAGCTTTTCTTTGCTCGGAGTATGATACTACACGCAGCTCGCGCAGCTGGTATTGCTGCTATAGACACAGTGTATTCGGATGTAAATAATACCGAAGGTTTCCAAAATGAAGTTCGTATGATTAAACAACTTGGATTTGATGGAAAATCAGTTATCAATCCACGTCAAATTCCTTTAGTGAATGAGCTATATGCACCTACAGAAAAAGAAATTCAAGATGCTAAAGAAGTTATCTGGGCAATCCGTGAAGCAGAAAGTAAAGGTTCGGGTGTTATTTCCCTGAAAGGTAAAATGGTTGATAAACCAATTGTTGAACGTGCAGAGCGTGTGATTAT
- a CDS encoding OadG-related small transporter subunit — MNMEHLVMAFELMALGMAGVFIVLGILYAVAELLIKLLPEK, encoded by the coding sequence ATGAATATGGAACATTTAGTCATGGCATTTGAGCTTATGGCGCTAGGAATGGCAGGCGTATTTATCGTTTTAGGAATACTTTATGCCGTGGCAGAACTTCTCATTAAGTTATTGCCAGAAAAATAA
- the citD gene encoding citrate lyase acyl carrier protein, with translation MEISQTAVAGSLESSDIMITVSPATNGITIDLESSVEKQFGRRIRQVIEESLNHLGVDKASIYAVDKGALDCTIQARTLVAVHRAAGIDQYNWKEIDTWNV, from the coding sequence ATGGAAATTTCACAAACTGCGGTTGCAGGAAGTTTGGAATCAAGCGATATCATGATTACGGTTAGTCCAGCTACAAATGGCATTACGATTGATTTGGAAAGCAGTGTTGAGAAACAATTTGGTCGTCGCATTCGTCAGGTCATTGAAGAATCCTTAAACCATTTAGGTGTTGACAAAGCCTCTATTTACGCTGTTGACAAAGGTGCGCTTGATTGCACGATTCAGGCTCGAACCCTTGTAGCTGTGCACCGTGCAGCAGGCATTGATCAATACAATTGGAAGGAGATTGACACATGGAACGTTTAA